The Sphingobium sp. JS3065 genomic sequence GGTGAAATGGCTTTGATCGACGAAGCCGCATTCGAGAGCGATCTCTGCCAGCGGGGAATGCGACTGCGCCAGGAGGGTCTGGGCGAGAACAATCCTCTGTCCGATAAACCAGGTGTACGGCGCGATCCCGACCGTGTTCGTGAAAGCCCGGACGAAATAGCTCATGGACAACCGGCAAGCGCGAGCGAGATCCGAGATCACGACGGTTTCCCCGAGCTTCGCGCTCATGGTTTCCTTCGCCAGCCGCTCCTGCCACGATGCCAGGCGAGGCCCCGCAGGCGGGTGGATCGTCCCGCGCTCACCCCTTCCCGTATGGGCCAGGAGAGACGGCGCGCACTCGCCCTGCCGCGAAACGCG encodes the following:
- a CDS encoding helix-turn-helix domain-containing protein — encoded protein: MSAKLGETVVISDLARACRLSMSYFVRAFTNTVGIAPYTWFIGQRIVLAQTLLAQSHSPLAEIALECGFVDQSHFTNTFVRRVGTTPLQWRREAWGERSLPRRPCSK